The Halobacteria archaeon AArc-dxtr1 region CGGCGATCGCCGGATCGGTCAGGAAGACGCGACCGCCCCGGTAGATCGTCACGCCGACGACCAAGATCATCACGGAGACGACCAGGCCGGCCGCGCCGCGGGCGAAAGCGCCGAAGAGGCGCTGTTTGGCGTATCGGTCCATCAGTACTGCCACCTCCGTTTGAGCCGGCGGCGGACGAGCATGGCGCCGAAGTTGAACAGCCAGACAACGACGACGAGCATCAGGCCGACGAAGATCAGCGCCGATTGGGTCAGCGGCAGGCTCATCAGTTCACCGTAGTCGTTGACGACCAGCGTCGGCAGGGTCTGCCCCGTCGCGAACAGCGAGTCCGGAATGTGGGTCTGCCCACCGATGAGCATTGCGGGAACGATCGTCGCCCCGAAGACGCGACCGAAGCCGAGCAGGATCGCCGAGAAGATACCCGGCCCCGCGGCCCGCAACAGTACGGACCGGATCGTCTCCCACTTGGTTGCGCCGACGCCCAGCGAGGACTCCCGGAGTTCGTCGGGAAGAGCCTCGAGCGACTCGACGGTCAGCGAGATCATAAACGGCGTGACGACGATCGCCATCACGACGCTGACGGTGAAGATCCCGAGCCCGGTCGAGCCGGAGCCGACCGCCGGTGCGAGGTAATCGCCGACGAACGGAACGACGACGATCAGCGCGACGAGCCCGAAGATGACGCTCGGGACCGCCGCGAGCACGTCGATAAATGAGGAGACGAGCACCTTCATCCGACCCTCGGCGTACTCGGCGATGTAGATCGCCGCAAGGATCGCGATCGGCGTTCCCATCACCATCGTCAGCGCCGTCACGTAGATCGTCCCGACGATGGCCGGCAGGAACCCGAACTCGTTCTGAGCGGGATCCCAGTTCGACGAGGTCAGCGCCTGTACCAGCGAGTACTCCGATAGCAGCGGGAGCGACTGGTAGAGCAGCGCCAGCACGATGAAGGCGAAGATCGCGATCGCAAAGTAGCCAGCGCCGGTCAGCCAGTAGCTACTCAGCCGTTCGGCGAGCAGCCGTCGACCGAGGCGGCTGTCACGTCTCGATTCCGTCCGTTCTACCATCGGTCAGCTCAGGCCCCCTCTTGGAGAGTCTCCTGTGCCTCCTCGCGGCGGTCGTCCTCGAGGGGCACGTAGCCGTTCTCCCGGACGGACTCCTGTCCCTCACCGAGAACGAACTCGACGAAATCCTGGGCCTCGTCCTCGAACTCTTCCATCGACGCGAGATACATGTGTCGAGCGGGCGGCCGGGGGTAGTCGCCCACCTCGACGGCCTCGAGGAGTTCGTCGCGGGTCTCGTAGAAGTCCTCCTCGTCCGAGAGCCCCTCGCCGTCCTGGTCGAGCGGCACTGGCCGGATGTTGCCTTCGAGTTCGCCGCTCTCGAGGTCGTAGACGTAGTTGATGTTGTTCATCGAGATGGCGTTCTCGTTGCGGGCGAGCGCCTCGGCGACCGGCTGGTCGCCGTTGTGGTTCTCGTCGGCGTAGTCTTCCATCTCGCTCTCGGTGTAGGCGTCGCCCTCGCCGGCGAGGAAGTCGGCCCACTGCTTGTAGGCAGCTGAGGTATCGGAGCGGCCGTAGACGACGATCTCCTCGTCGACGTCGTCGTCGACGAGTTCGCCCCAGTTCGTGATCTCCCGCGTGAAGATGTCCTCGAGTTGCTCGCGGGTGAGGCCGTTCTCCTGGATTTCGTCGATGATCGGGTTGTCCTCGTGGACCGTCCCGACGACGGTGTCGATAAGCATCGGCACTGCGAACAGGC contains the following coding sequences:
- the pstC gene encoding phosphate ABC transporter permease subunit PstC — its product is MVERTESRRDSRLGRRLLAERLSSYWLTGAGYFAIAIFAFIVLALLYQSLPLLSEYSLVQALTSSNWDPAQNEFGFLPAIVGTIYVTALTMVMGTPIAILAAIYIAEYAEGRMKVLVSSFIDVLAAVPSVIFGLVALIVVVPFVGDYLAPAVGSGSTGLGIFTVSVVMAIVVTPFMISLTVESLEALPDELRESSLGVGATKWETIRSVLLRAAGPGIFSAILLGFGRVFGATIVPAMLIGGQTHIPDSLFATGQTLPTLVVNDYGELMSLPLTQSALIFVGLMLVVVVWLFNFGAMLVRRRLKRRWQY
- a CDS encoding substrate-binding domain-containing protein, which gives rise to MEQILSRRSALRLAGVGSVVSLAGCTSLLGESADVRISGGVGPLPMVEVWADMYENEHGVVFDISGGGTGVGVSDLFNGQVDIAMMGRDPEPEEIDDGLFAVPMLIDTVVGTVHEDNPIIDEIQENGLTREQLEDIFTREITNWGELVDDDVDEEIVVYGRSDTSAAYKQWADFLAGEGDAYTESEMEDYADENHNGDQPVAEALARNENAISMNNINYVYDLESGELEGNIRPVPLDQDGEGLSDEEDFYETRDELLEAVEVGDYPRPPARHMYLASMEEFEDEAQDFVEFVLGEGQESVRENGYVPLEDDRREEAQETLQEGA